In Oscillatoria acuminata PCC 6304, a single window of DNA contains:
- a CDS encoding Re/Si-specific NAD(P)(+) transhydrogenase subunit alpha, which translates to MKIAVAKEIEVGERRVALIPDMVARLVKAGLEIFVEAGAGEQSFFYDDAYEAAGAKIVADSAQLWGEADLLLKVAAPREEEIHKLREGSALVSFLNPLGNPVIVDRLAQRGITAFSMEMIPRTTKAQSMDALSSQAAIAGYKAVLLAAATAPKFFPMLTTAAGTIRPAKVLVMGAGVAGLQAIATARRLGAVVEAFDIRPAVKEEVQSLGAKFVEVKLDEETVAEGGYAREISEESKRRTQEVLSDTVAAADIVITTAQVPGKKAPRLITEEMFARMKPGAAIVDLAAEQGGNCAYTEAGKDIVRNGVTIVGPINLPASMPVHASQMYSKNIATFIQYMIKDNALNLDFSDEIIGSTCVAHGHEIRNSRVREALEVVGGKV; encoded by the coding sequence ATGAAAATAGCTGTAGCAAAAGAAATCGAAGTGGGAGAACGTCGCGTTGCCTTAATCCCAGATATGGTGGCGCGGTTAGTCAAAGCCGGACTAGAAATTTTCGTAGAAGCGGGCGCGGGAGAGCAATCGTTTTTTTACGATGACGCTTACGAAGCCGCTGGGGCTAAGATTGTGGCCGATAGCGCTCAATTGTGGGGAGAAGCCGATTTATTGCTAAAAGTGGCGGCCCCTAGGGAAGAGGAAATTCACAAACTGCGCGAAGGCAGTGCCCTGGTTAGCTTTCTGAATCCCCTGGGTAATCCAGTCATTGTCGATCGCCTCGCCCAACGCGGGATCACCGCCTTCAGTATGGAAATGATCCCCCGGACGACGAAAGCCCAAAGCATGGATGCGCTGTCCTCTCAAGCGGCGATCGCTGGCTATAAAGCGGTCCTGCTGGCGGCTGCTACTGCCCCAAAATTCTTCCCCATGTTAACCACTGCCGCAGGCACCATTCGACCAGCGAAAGTGTTGGTGATGGGTGCAGGGGTGGCAGGATTGCAGGCGATCGCCACCGCCCGTCGTCTGGGTGCCGTGGTGGAAGCCTTCGATATTCGCCCTGCGGTGAAGGAAGAAGTGCAAAGCCTTGGGGCCAAATTTGTTGAGGTCAAACTCGACGAAGAAACCGTAGCCGAAGGGGGATATGCCCGAGAAATTTCTGAAGAATCCAAGCGACGCACCCAGGAAGTGCTTTCCGATACCGTAGCGGCTGCGGATATTGTGATTACTACAGCACAAGTTCCCGGCAAAAAAGCGCCGAGACTAATTACCGAGGAAATGTTTGCGCGGATGAAACCCGGGGCGGCGATCGTGGACTTAGCTGCGGAACAAGGGGGCAACTGCGCCTATACCGAAGCCGGAAAAGATATCGTTCGCAATGGCGTCACCATTGTGGGTCCGATTAACTTACCCGCTTCTATGCCCGTCCATGCTTCCCAAATGTACTCGAAAAATATCGCCACATTCATTCAGTACATGATTAAAGACAACGCCTTAAACCTAGATTTTTCTGACGAAATTATCGGCAGTACCTGCGTTGCCCACGGTCATGAAATTCGCAACTCCCGAGTGCGGGAAGCGTTAGAAGTTGTCGGGGGAAAAGTGTGA
- a CDS encoding NAD(P) transhydrogenase subunit alpha, with protein MPEAIISALFVFVLASFAGFEVINKVPPTLHTPLMSGANAISGIALLGAIIVAGDRDWSVTVILGLIAVVFSTINVVGGFLVTDRMLQMFKKKEVKA; from the coding sequence ATGCCCGAAGCCATCATTTCTGCTTTATTTGTGTTTGTTCTAGCTTCATTTGCTGGATTTGAAGTCATCAACAAAGTACCACCCACCCTGCATACCCCCTTAATGTCCGGGGCGAATGCGATTTCCGGAATTGCTCTATTAGGTGCGATCATTGTTGCCGGAGACCGGGATTGGAGTGTGACGGTGATTTTAGGATTAATTGCCGTCGTGTTTTCCACTATTAACGTAGTCGGTGGATTTCTCGTGACCGATCGGATGTTGCAAATGTTCAAGAAAAAAGAGGTAAAAGCGTGA
- a CDS encoding NAD(P)(+) transhydrogenase (Re/Si-specific) subunit beta, whose protein sequence is MSDFIPTGIQLSYLVASSLFFVGLKQLSSPATARNGNLLASVAMLLAIVATLLDRQVLNYEMILIGIAIGSVIGVVSAQKVEMTAMPQMVGLFNGFGGAASALIAVGEFWRYYQKFQEPPLDTTITALLGILIGGITFTGSLMAFAKLQGLVTGRPITFPLQQPVNALLFGGFLVGSVYLAFNPLNTPVFLALTGVSLVLGVMFVIPIGGGDMPVVISLLNSFSGLAASAAGFVVMNNMLIVAGALVGASGIILTVIMCKAMNRSLTNVLFAAFGTGEGGGTTAVAGDMGDKTVRSIDSEESAMMLGYARSVVIVPGYGMAVAQAQHAVRELADQLDRLGVEVKYAIHPVAGRMPGHMNVLLAEANVPYEQLYDMEDINAEFDRTDVALVIGANDVVNPAARDNSASPIFGMPILEVDKASHTIVIKRGMSTGFAGIDNDLFYKDKTMMLFGSAKDVITKLVSEVKQL, encoded by the coding sequence GTGAGCGACTTCATCCCAACTGGCATACAGTTAAGCTATTTAGTAGCATCATCCTTATTTTTCGTCGGTCTGAAACAGTTGAGTTCTCCAGCTACAGCCCGGAACGGAAATTTATTAGCATCCGTGGCGATGTTACTGGCGATCGTGGCTACTTTGCTCGATCGCCAAGTGCTCAATTACGAGATGATTTTAATTGGGATTGCGATCGGGTCCGTGATTGGGGTTGTCTCCGCCCAGAAAGTGGAAATGACCGCCATGCCACAGATGGTCGGTCTCTTCAACGGCTTTGGGGGGGCTGCCTCTGCCCTCATTGCCGTCGGTGAATTCTGGCGCTACTATCAAAAATTCCAGGAACCGCCTCTGGATACCACCATCACCGCCTTACTCGGTATCTTAATCGGGGGGATTACCTTTACCGGGTCTCTCATGGCCTTTGCTAAACTGCAAGGACTCGTCACCGGCAGACCGATTACCTTTCCCTTGCAGCAACCTGTCAACGCCCTCCTGTTCGGCGGTTTCCTCGTTGGCAGTGTATATTTAGCCTTCAATCCCTTAAATACCCCAGTATTTTTGGCCTTAACCGGCGTTTCCTTAGTCCTAGGTGTGATGTTCGTGATTCCCATTGGCGGTGGGGATATGCCCGTGGTGATTTCCCTGTTAAACTCATTTTCGGGTTTAGCGGCATCCGCAGCGGGTTTCGTGGTCATGAATAATATGCTGATCGTCGCCGGTGCCTTAGTCGGGGCCTCGGGGATCATCCTGACCGTGATTATGTGTAAAGCGATGAACCGATCGCTCACCAACGTCCTGTTTGCCGCCTTCGGGACCGGGGAAGGGGGCGGAACTACCGCTGTTGCCGGTGACATGGGTGATAAAACCGTGCGCTCCATCGACTCCGAAGAAAGTGCGATGATGTTAGGATATGCCCGTTCCGTGGTCATCGTTCCTGGATATGGCATGGCCGTCGCCCAAGCGCAACACGCCGTAAGAGAATTAGCCGACCAATTAGACCGATTGGGTGTAGAAGTCAAATATGCCATTCACCCCGTAGCGGGTCGGATGCCTGGACACATGAATGTCTTACTGGCGGAGGCCAATGTGCCTTACGAACAGTTGTATGACATGGAAGATATCAATGCCGAATTCGATCGCACTGATGTCGCCTTAGTCATTGGCGCAAACGATGTGGTCAATCCTGCCGCCCGAGACAATTCCGCCAGTCCCATTTTCGGAATGCCGATTTTGGAAGTCGATAAAGCCAGTCATACCATTGTCATCAAACGCGGTATGAGTACCGGATTTGCCGGGATCGACAATGATTTGTTCTACAAAGATAAGACGATGATGCTGTTTGGTAGTGCGAAAGACGTAATTACCAAGTTGGTCTCTGAAGTCAAGCAATTGTAA
- a CDS encoding 2Fe-2S iron-sulfur cluster-binding protein, producing MVKIVRLEPIAQDTEVQTNANILSALLAEDLHVLKECGGRGLCATCHVFIKQGMESVSPMGRREQRTLEVITTAKLNSRLACQSRILGEGVVVEVPTGMYLDAIEDIEALIGRRTEQDLLHPITGQVVVESGKLITRSVILELKDVRLQVGQYLARTREA from the coding sequence ATGGTCAAAATTGTTCGCTTAGAACCAATCGCCCAAGATACCGAAGTTCAGACAAATGCTAACATTCTCTCGGCCCTACTCGCTGAAGATCTCCACGTGCTCAAAGAATGTGGAGGGCGAGGATTATGTGCCACCTGCCATGTGTTTATCAAACAAGGCATGGAGAGTGTCTCTCCCATGGGACGCCGAGAACAACGCACCCTAGAAGTGATCACCACCGCCAAACTCAACTCTCGCCTCGCCTGTCAGTCCCGAATCCTCGGAGAAGGGGTGGTTGTTGAAGTCCCCACCGGGATGTATCTCGATGCCATTGAAGATATTGAGGCCCTGATCGGGCGGCGTACCGAACAAGATCTCTTACACCCCATCACAGGTCAAGTTGTGGTGGAATCCGGTAAGTTAATTACGCGATCGGTCATTCTCGAACTCAAAGATGTTCGCCTCCAAGTCGGACAATATTTAGCCCGCACTCGCGAAGCGTAA
- a CDS encoding serine/threonine-protein kinase has product MDRTNQSDEGPNRGYLRGSRPSGPATPMELRQLQKQLPKYRVLALVGQGQFGKVFCAIERKTGQLVALKELTHLRLPTHKFLRELLSLLTLQHPHIVTCRALEQTPAARYVVMDYCEGATLRELLEAKASLSLGEGMQLMLGILAGLECAHDAGIIHCDIKPENILLSVKKGAWFARLSDFGIARRFGELQESRRGESDELAAVGATAYAAPEGFYGLYSRGADIYSMGILLFELLLGYRPFTGKPGDLMWAHLNQRLQVPESVPLPLRLILEKALEKLPARRYASAAQMATQIKAALNEPAVRLLSDRPLPLNESPGQRNPEHPSTQQSRIPLSVPTTALVSQDGYLYVAHANQVRVWDQLALPPKVVDFPDRVTEVLPVTGGCWVRAGRRLYWLAVAEGQPQHQLTCDGEWEMAIDPDCRWLAIAMDGQLNFYSLATLSPTGFKAPDHHCPIPGPDLPRILFLDSRHLLAVRYDSTPNPGRTLFDVYTRRGTPVGSESFKGILDSVILTEQPYTLAGITRHPRPALWQIQLWPLRVRRLPLATLPVCLSVVPGGGVTADENGQILWFNNDLEPVATVQGPGSPIALAAAFNFGTQMPPSLLNLAIATRTEVGGAIHFFQIEGRKPYE; this is encoded by the coding sequence ATGGACCGGACTAACCAATCCGATGAGGGGCCGAATCGCGGCTATCTGAGAGGAAGTCGTCCCTCGGGACCCGCAACACCGATGGAATTGCGGCAACTCCAAAAGCAACTGCCCAAATACCGAGTTTTAGCATTAGTCGGGCAGGGACAATTTGGCAAAGTCTTTTGTGCGATCGAGCGCAAAACCGGCCAATTGGTGGCCCTCAAAGAACTGACTCACCTGCGTCTACCCACCCATAAATTTTTGCGGGAACTGTTATCCTTACTCACGTTACAACATCCGCATATTGTCACCTGTCGCGCCTTAGAACAAACCCCTGCCGCCCGATATGTGGTGATGGACTACTGTGAAGGGGCAACCCTCCGGGAACTCCTGGAAGCGAAGGCTTCCCTAAGTTTAGGGGAAGGGATGCAATTAATGCTGGGGATTTTGGCGGGATTAGAATGCGCTCATGATGCGGGAATCATTCACTGTGACATCAAACCCGAAAATATCCTGTTGAGCGTGAAAAAGGGAGCCTGGTTTGCCCGCCTCTCGGATTTTGGCATTGCGCGGCGTTTCGGGGAACTGCAAGAGAGTCGTCGGGGGGAGAGTGATGAACTCGCAGCGGTGGGGGCGACGGCTTATGCAGCCCCCGAAGGCTTTTATGGCTTGTACTCCCGGGGTGCCGATATTTACTCAATGGGGATTTTGCTGTTTGAACTGCTGCTGGGATATCGACCCTTTACAGGAAAACCCGGGGACCTGATGTGGGCGCATTTGAATCAGCGCTTGCAGGTTCCCGAATCGGTGCCTTTGCCCTTGCGGTTAATCCTGGAAAAAGCCTTAGAGAAACTGCCGGCGCGGCGGTACGCCAGCGCCGCGCAAATGGCAACACAGATTAAAGCGGCGCTGAATGAACCCGCAGTCAGACTCTTGAGCGATCGCCCGTTACCCTTGAACGAGTCCCCTGGACAGAGAAACCCCGAACACCCCAGCACTCAACAGTCCCGCATTCCCCTGTCCGTCCCCACCACGGCGTTAGTCTCCCAGGATGGCTATCTCTATGTGGCCCATGCTAATCAGGTCAGAGTCTGGGATCAACTGGCCCTCCCCCCCAAGGTGGTGGATTTTCCCGATCGCGTGACTGAGGTGCTGCCGGTGACGGGGGGCTGCTGGGTGAGGGCCGGACGTCGGCTTTATTGGCTGGCAGTCGCCGAGGGTCAACCCCAACACCAACTCACCTGTGATGGGGAATGGGAGATGGCGATCGACCCAGACTGCCGCTGGTTAGCCATTGCCATGGACGGACAACTCAACTTTTATTCCCTCGCCACCCTCTCCCCGACCGGATTTAAAGCCCCAGATCATCACTGCCCAATTCCCGGACCGGACCTGCCTAGGATCCTATTTCTCGACTCCAGACATCTCCTGGCGGTCCGGTATGACTCCACCCCGAACCCGGGACGGACCCTGTTCGATGTTTATACCCGTCGGGGCACCCCAGTTGGATCTGAATCGTTTAAGGGCATTTTAGACTCAGTAATTTTAACCGAACAACCCTATACCCTGGCTGGGATCACCCGTCACCCCAGACCCGCCCTCTGGCAAATTCAACTCTGGCCCCTGCGGGTGCGTCGGCTACCCTTAGCAACCCTGCCGGTTTGTTTGTCTGTAGTCCCTGGGGGTGGAGTGACGGCTGATGAGAACGGGCAAATTCTCTGGTTTAATAACGACTTAGAGCCGGTGGCTACGGTTCAAGGACCTGGGTCCCCCATCGCCCTCGCTGCCGCCTTCAATTTTGGAACCCAGATGCCCCCGAGTCTCCTAAATTTAGCGATCGCCACCCGGACCGAAGTTGGCGGCGCGATCCACTTCTTCCAGATCGAGGGCAGGAAACCTTATGAGTGA
- a CDS encoding GvpL/GvpF family gas vesicle protein, with product MEVYTYAFLKIPQVELELPLGIGQSVQLVPGNQIAAVVELDVDINRLQGDDALLVQAIVAHDRTLGELFQQQFLLPLRFGTLFRSLPALQEHLVTREAEYLEKLERFVGQGEYILKCIPRPEPEFEISTEVRGKAYLLAKKQRYQGIQAFQNEQSGQWDWMRHQVTEWYPQAIATDLEDQSHRIFLLVPIQEEPLLYERFQEWQQTCSAWELQLGEALPPYHFV from the coding sequence ATGGAAGTTTACACTTACGCTTTTTTAAAAATACCCCAGGTTGAGTTAGAACTCCCCCTAGGAATTGGCCAATCGGTGCAACTGGTTCCCGGGAACCAGATTGCTGCGGTGGTGGAATTGGATGTGGATATTAACCGCTTGCAAGGGGATGATGCGCTGTTGGTTCAGGCGATCGTTGCCCACGATCGCACCCTGGGAGAATTGTTTCAGCAACAGTTCCTCTTACCCCTGAGATTTGGGACCCTATTTCGGTCTCTCCCGGCGTTACAAGAGCATTTAGTCACTCGGGAAGCGGAATATTTAGAGAAACTTGAGCGCTTTGTCGGGCAAGGGGAGTACATTTTAAAATGTATTCCCCGTCCTGAACCAGAATTCGAGATTTCCACTGAGGTGCGGGGTAAAGCCTATTTACTGGCGAAAAAACAGCGCTATCAAGGTATTCAAGCCTTTCAAAATGAGCAATCTGGCCAGTGGGACTGGATGCGCCACCAAGTGACGGAATGGTATCCCCAGGCGATCGCCACGGACCTTGAGGATCAGAGTCATCGGATTTTTCTATTAGTCCCCATCCAGGAAGAACCTTTACTCTATGAACGATTCCAAGAGTGGCAGCAAACCTGTTCCGCCTGGGAGTTGCAATTGGGAGAGGCCCTGCCGCCCTATCATTTCGTGTGA
- a CDS encoding phycobilisome protein: protein MQAINSKLQELINENEGQYLSPGDLQGMKRYLQTFAERVKTYEMLREKGDLLVRHALKKFMSLHPDIMQKHGQRCYYDMTQVMRYSALAILKDDPRFFNDSLVLWQCNILTAYQRQNSCGVAYRCLKETTQAHLPSSANQYLDPYINRMIEALDIPPKLMANVQKAAIAT, encoded by the coding sequence ATGCAAGCTATCAATTCAAAATTACAAGAACTGATTAACGAAAACGAAGGGCAGTATCTGAGTCCCGGGGATTTGCAAGGGATGAAACGGTATCTGCAAACCTTTGCAGAACGGGTGAAAACCTACGAAATGTTGCGGGAAAAGGGGGATCTGCTGGTCCGTCATGCCCTGAAAAAGTTTATGTCCCTGCATCCAGACATTATGCAAAAGCATGGACAGCGCTGTTATTACGATATGACTCAAGTCATGCGCTACAGTGCCTTGGCCATTCTCAAAGATGACCCGCGCTTCTTTAATGATTCCTTGGTGTTGTGGCAATGTAATATTTTGACGGCCTATCAGAGACAAAATTCCTGTGGGGTAGCCTATCGTTGCTTGAAAGAAACGACTCAGGCCCATTTACCCAGTAGTGCCAATCAGTACCTTGATCCATATATTAATCGGATGATTGAGGCATTAGATATTCCCCCCAAACTGATGGCGAATGTTCAAAAAGCGGCGATCGCCACTTAG
- a CDS encoding phycobilisome rod-core linker polypeptide, producing the protein MSLQEPVTMKQKASLAEREGVLQQIYHQVLERQPYQFERKKLAGLEKEFIKGKIGIRHFLKSIAVSSIYLESFYEKSSNVKFIENAFKHFLGRSPHDEAEIRECDWLLVEHGVGAMVSALIDSEEYRKMYGSLTVPYWHPHRYESPNDYLENRWLGQEHAGDRGWAIPTLYWHELHLDCTGGTCRPSWTPSSRVRES; encoded by the coding sequence ATGAGCTTACAAGAACCAGTGACGATGAAACAGAAAGCCTCCCTCGCCGAACGAGAAGGTGTTTTGCAACAAATTTATCATCAAGTCTTAGAACGGCAACCTTATCAGTTTGAGCGCAAAAAATTAGCGGGGTTAGAGAAGGAATTTATCAAGGGAAAAATTGGAATTCGGCATTTTTTGAAAAGTATTGCCGTCTCTTCAATTTATTTGGAAAGTTTCTATGAGAAAAGTTCCAATGTCAAGTTTATTGAGAATGCGTTTAAGCATTTTTTAGGCCGATCGCCCCATGATGAAGCGGAAATCCGGGAATGTGATTGGTTACTGGTTGAACATGGTGTGGGAGCAATGGTATCGGCATTGATTGACTCGGAAGAGTACCGCAAGATGTATGGGTCCTTGACCGTTCCTTACTGGCATCCCCATCGCTATGAATCGCCGAATGATTATTTAGAAAACCGCTGGTTGGGACAGGAACACGCCGGCGATCGCGGGTGGGCGATTCCTACCCTATATTGGCATGAACTCCATCTCGATTGCACCGGAGGCACTTGTCGGCCCTCTTGGACCCCCTCTTCACGAGTCCGGGAATCTTGA